Within the Miscanthus floridulus cultivar M001 chromosome 17, ASM1932011v1, whole genome shotgun sequence genome, the region catgtggtttcttgattccaaacttcatgaaacttttccaatcatccaggtgggtggaaattgaggtgaggcacatgaaagatgcaccttcaacattacctaggtatatatctgaaaagggccaatatgcaagcaaaggtgtgttgcccaagtttaagttggagctcactcttgtagatttgatcttgacaccttcatcaccacttaacatgttatgtttgagctcaaacccattgcttaactggtgacaaacacctagggtgttacatgcctCACCCGGTGATTGGggattggctccgcctcgctcgacccccgagggcgggctctacctcgcccaacgtctgagggtaggctccacctcgcccgacgaccggaggctgactccgcctcgctcgatgtctagggTCAGGCTTCACCTCACTCGACGTCTGAGGGTTGGGTCTGCCACGTCCGATGTctcggggctggctccgcctcgcccaacgtctgcaccctgctccttcataatgacgagcacagggtaaGACAGGATACTCAAGTCAACTGTAATATCgaagaccataccctgcatgtcTGTGGGAAAGTACTATCAGGATATggcgggacgggcgctttaagcccttctaggcatgacagagttcgaacagtgttgtaggcgctgacttttgtcttatagtgttgtgaGCGCTACAGTATGGAACGTGGGGACTCTACGCCGTCTGCTTCCCATagggtcatggctcggcaccctggtgcGCCGCGCCGCCCGTAGgagtgggatgggacgtgaccacttgccgaacgaagccagagcacggcCCCATCAGGATCAGTGAACGTGccatccctggcaccgtctgctatgtcagcagggcaggctcaaaggaAAAAGAAGACCCGGTGCCTTCGAAGGACTTTCTCTGCctctggtttttcctctttctcctatctataatccctgctctcccttgatctataaaagggagggcagggcaccccactaagggaccGATCAATTCCACACACATCACTCCACATAGCTAAGCAGCCTTCATGCTCTTAGCACCCGTtcgacctttccattagagacttgggacctgtccttctctcgaccgtttgtacccctactacgaacctttcagtgttaataacacgagcagcagcagcagactggacgtagggacattctacccgaaccagtataaacctcgtgtcttttagcacatcatctgggcctaacgcgcaacaaatataaatttaatagttcgtgtttactcgaaacactgacAGCTGGTTTTGTAGCGATGGTAAGAATTGGCAATTGTTGTAGAAGTTTTTCCTTGGTAATCATACTAACCCAAGTTTGATTGACTAAAATAATATCCACCAGCTACCTGAAACACTGTGAGACTAGTCCACAGAGGAGTCCATAGTAAAATGTACCCATAACCTTATGGGCTACCTATAGTGaataaaaaaatattacttttttttactcctctctctctttcttgatCTTGCACAGGATTGGATATGACAAATTTTTTATATCAGATGGGACCCACTCTATAGGCTGCTTGTTGGCTGAAACATTGTGGGAACAAAACAATAGCTATAGACTTCTCATGTGGGTCTCATGTATATGGACTACTTGGTCCATATACATTGCGGTTGCTCTTACTGCTGTTTGAGATGCCCTCTGGCTTTGCCATATTCAACATTGATGGTATCCATTTGTTTCTACCAAAAGCGGAGGAGGTACTTGTTTAATTCTTCCTTCCGAGTGTAACTTGATTGTTGAAGCATTGTCATCGACCTATTTTTTCTGGATTTGCTTTGTCTCCTGCAGAACATCTGGGCAAACTTTGTCAAAGATTATATGACACACCGCGTCAGTGCCCCTTTCTTTCCTTTTTATTGCTTGTTGACAATATAACCGAGCAGTGATCTTGCATAATCATGATTACCATTTTCTATTTTGTATTCTATTGCTTGATGGGAGGCATATGGATACAAAGCTCACTGCTTCATTAGCTCTTATTTATTCAAACTCTTTCCCATAATTCTGTTTGCAAAGCATGTAGTATCTAGTGTGATGCTGTTGCACTCATGCCTGAAAACTACTTTcctgaaagttttttttttctcgaatacgcaaaagcaTTGTGTATTATTTGTATTAAGAAGGAAGAGAGTTTAAATTACAAATGGCCTATGCCGGCCCGGCAACAGAAGCTTAAAGGGGATCACATAGGCGTTAAGAACTATCTGCAGACGCGGTTTGTCGCCGTGTCCTATCCTGCTCCCGGCGTCGCCAAGCTGGAAAGTCCTGAAGCTCCGGCTTTTGCCCAGCGACCCGCTTCTTCTCTGATGGCCGAAATGAGGTCGACAGGTGCGACGACTGCCGCTCTGAACGTTGTTTCCATACTTCCCATGATACTAGCGCAAAGAGGGAGTCCAAACGTTGTACACCATTCCAGTCTGCGCGCAGCCGTCGCCACCAGGAGATGATGGATTAAGTTGCCGGCGGGAGCAGTCAACCGAAGGCATGGAGGATGATTGTCCAGACCTCCCTGGTATATGGACAGGATGCGACGATATGGTCAATCGTTTCCTGAGCTTGGTCACAGAGATAGCATTGCTCCCTTGCGTCCAGTCCATGGTGCAAACGGCGATCCCCAGTCCAGTGTCTGCGTCGGAAGGCTAGCCATAGGAAGATCTTTACTCTGAGCGGCGCCCAGGTCTTCCAAATGAGTCAGTGCCCACGGAATTTTATGGCGCCTGTGTGCAACATATTGTATGTAGACTTGGTCGTGTAAGAGCCACTAAACTTTCCTGAAAGTTCACTATGCGGGCAATTGATCGCCACAGAGTGAAACCTAATACACCAGTTTTTAACTAGTAACTGCTAGCTAGGTATGGCTTGGCCCAGACATGATACTACTACTATCAGAAAGTGCCACTATGGTCCATGTAAAAAAACATTGAATTACTTTAGGAACGAATACTTATTCTTAATTACACTGCAAGAATCGGGTAAACAAAGACTTAAAACAAGAATATACCTTGACGTACCTACAGAATTTATGCCCTCTGTCATGATTTAGAGATACTAGCATGACACTTGATAGTTGTATTTTACCCTTACCATGTTTATCTGTTATATCAGGTTATCTGGCTGAAAGAATTCAAGACTTTCAAGAACAAGTCCAATGCATTTAACCACACTGGTATTAACAGTGAGCTTGCCCAGATGATCAAGAAATGGCACCTTCCAGGTCAATTATTAGCTTTTGGAAAGCGGGAGCACAAAACAATAATTGAACAGAAGTTGGTTAGTATAGTCTCCCTTCTTTGCTTATATCCGTGAACAATTTTGAGATGCAATTTTGCTGCGGTATTTTGCAGAAAATATCCTGCCTGTTTAATGAGGCTGTAATGGAGGTGATGTGGGGCATAAAACATCTCATGAAGTGTTTAGTGCCTCAGGAAAAATCTGAGCTGCCTATGGAGGAGCTGTCAAGAGCGTCGGCGTTAAGGGTAGCAGGACCCTGACTACGTAGTTCGTAGTCGCGATCCGTGACTAAGGCGAGGTTTTACCCCTCTGCTCTTAGCCGGTTTAGAAGAAGGGAGGAATAGAGGTTAGATGATAATAACTTGCTTGTCTTTATTTCCTTCCACCGTACCAGACTAAATAGGCCTTAGAGGCTAACAAACCAGGAGATAATTGTTCCTTAATCTAAGGAACTGATTTGATACTCTTCTATCCTAGCCACTAGCCGGCTCAACCTGCCCTGCATGCCCAGAGGGCGACGGCGCGGCCCTAGCAGCGCGCTTGGCGGCGCGGCGTATGTCTCGGGCTCGCTGTTTCCTTGCATAGGGGcagccccacatgacatctctccccccctcgacgagcagctcgtcctcgagctagaAGGAATGGAAACCTATCACGAAAGGAGTCCAAGTCTTCCCACGTAGCAGAGGCAGCAGGTTCGCCTTTCCAATGGATGAGCACCTGGCGGATCCCACGGGCCAGGCGAGCGCGCACCGCGTGTTCCGGCTTCAGCTCTACCGCACCGTTGTGCATGGTTGGGAGAGGTGGCGGAGCATCTGGTGGGTTGCCCACCCACTTCTTCAGGAGGTCGACGTGGAAGACATCATGGAGCTTGGCACGCGGGGGCAAGGCGGGGTGGACAGCCACGTCGTTGATGAGCTCTGTGACGCGGTAGGGCCCGAAGAAGCGTGGCTGCAGCTTCCCTTTGGGCGCCTGGGACAGCGACGCGACTAGGCGATGGCATAAGCGGAGCAGGACCCAGTCGCCCACGGCATAGGAGACATGCCGATGACGCTTGTCGTAATGGAGCTTCTGGACAGCTTGGGCCTGCTCCAGCCAGTACCACGCGGCCGCCAAGAACTCCTCGCGTTCCGCCATAGTTTGTGCCACAGCAACCATGCGCGTGTCCCCGGGCTCATAGGAGCGGATGGTTGGAGGATCGCGGCCATAGACCACCCTGAAGGGCGTGTCGTGCAGCGAGGTCTGGTACACCATGTTGTAGATGTACTCGGCCCACGGCAGCCAGCGGAGCCATTGACGAGGGTGGTCGCCGGTGAAGCCCCTCAGGTACATGGTTATGACGTGGTTGGCCACCTCTGTCAGGCCATCCGATTGAGGGTGGAATGCCAACGTCATGTGGAGCTTGGTGCCCATGAGTCGCATCAGCTCCTTCCAGAACGTGGAGGTGAACACGGGGTCCCGGTTGGACACCATGGACTGTGGCATCCCATGGAGGCATACAATGTCGGTGAAGAACGCCTGGGCCACAGATTCCACCGAGTACTGGTGCGCGAGGGGgatgaagtggcagtacttgctgaagcgGTTCACCACCGTTAAGATGATGGACTTCCCTCGCACATGTGGTAGCGCCTCCACGAAGTCGAGGCCAATATCAGCCTAGACCACCATCGGAACCGGAAGGGACAAGAGCAGGCCGGCCGGGTGGAGGTGCTCCGATTTGTAGCATTGGCACGTGGCGTAGGCATGCATGAAGTCTTGGACGAGACGGCGCATGTCAAGGAAGTGAAAGTCCCAGTGGAGACAATGCAAAGTGCATTGCACCCTCTCATGGCCGTCCTCATGCACGGCGGCCATGATCTCCGGAAGAAGGGCCGATGTCAGTGGCACATACAAGCGGCTGTCGTATGTCACCAGGTCATCGGTAAGAGCCCAAGGCGCAGCGCATGATCCTGCAGTGATCTCATCCTAGATGGTGACCAAGGCCGGATCGGTGGCCTGAGCTTGGCGAAGATGCGTGATGAAGTCAAAGCGTGGCGCGGAGATGGCCAGCACAACGCCGTCGTCCGTATTGTGGTGGGAGAGTGTGTCCGCAACCGTGTTGAGTATGCCAGGCTTGTACTCGACGGTGAAGTCAAACCCCAGTAGCTTCCCGACCCAATGGTGCTGTGGAATCATGGTgaggcgctggtcgaggaggaacTTCAGGCTATAGTGGTCAGTGCGCACCGTGAAGCGACGACCCCAAAGATATGGACGCCAGTTGTGAATGGCATGGACGAGGCCAATGAGCTCGCGCTCATAGGCGATGAGGGAGCGGTATTAGGGCGCCACCGGTTGACTGAAGTACACAATGGGGTGCTTGTCCTGGATCAGCACCGCTCTGAAGCCATGGGTGGACGCATCGCACTCGATGACGAATGGCCGTGTGAAGTCCGGAAGCACGAGGACCTGGGCCAAGATGACCGTGGCTTTTAGAGCCTAGAaggccatggcggtggcgtcgtTCTAGGTGAAGCCCTCCTTCTTCAATAGCGTCGTTAGCGAAGCTATGATGGCACCGTAGCCCTAGACAAACTTGCGGTAATAGCCCTCAAGGCCCAAGAACCCCCGCACTGCACGTGCTGAGCGGGGTTGGGGCCAGTCAGAGACCGCCTACACCTTGGCAGGGTCCATGGCGACACCGGCATCAGAGATGATGTGCCCTAGGTAGGCGATGGAGCGTTCGTCGAAAGCGCATTTAGAGCGCTTGACGAAGAGGCGGTGCTACTGCAGCATGGCGAAGACGGCCCACAGGTGGCGAAGATGATCCACCCATGATGCACTGtagatcaaaatatcatcaaaaaACACAAGTACAAATCTACGAAGAAAAGGCCGCAGCACGTCGTTCATCAGGGCCTGGAACGTCGCCGAGGTGTTGCACAGCCCGAACGGCATGACTAGGAACTCATACCGACCGTCATGGGTGCGGAACGCCATCTTGGTGATGTCGTCAGGGCGCATGTGGACCTGATGGTAGCCCGAACACAGGTCAAGCTTGGTAAAAAACTTGGCGCCGGGAGCT harbors:
- the LOC136518248 gene encoding probable nucleolar protein 5-2, giving the protein MPSGFAIFNIDGIHLFLPKAEENIWANFVKDYMTHRVIWLKEFKTFKNKSNAFNHTGINSELAQMIKKWHLPGQLLAFGKREHKTIIEQKLKISCLFNEAVMEVMWGIKHLMKCLVPQEKSELPMEELLLFPYGLKTVLNRHGFNVKPEMVRALFYLILKMKLYMMILNR